In Halarcobacter bivalviorum, a genomic segment contains:
- the tatA gene encoding twin-arginine translocase TatA/TatE family subunit: protein MGMPGGMEWVLIALVVLLLFGGKKIPELAKGLGSGIKNFKKAVKDDDDEVASADKKEEIEKKEETKVESKDETKTV, encoded by the coding sequence ATGGGTATGCCAGGTGGTATGGAATGGGTATTAATTGCTCTAGTAGTACTTTTACTTTTTGGTGGAAAGAAAATTCCAGAGCTAGCTAAAGGTTTAGGAAGTGGTATTAAAAACTTCAAAAAAGCTGTTAAAGACGACGATGATGAAGTAGCATCAGCTGATAAAAAAGAAGAGATTGAAAAAAAAGAAGAAACTAAAGTTGAGTCAAAAGACGAAACTAAAACTGTTTAA
- the rsfS gene encoding ribosome silencing factor has protein sequence MNKRIETIKKILEDKKAENVEVIDLTGKDYIVDFVVIATTLNPKHGFALLNHLRTDLKPLGEEFLRVDEDDEWTICDLGDMFINLMSEKAREKYSLEEFLEEIKSNKE, from the coding sequence TTGAATAAAAGAATTGAAACAATAAAAAAAATACTTGAAGATAAAAAAGCAGAAAATGTTGAAGTTATTGATTTAACTGGAAAAGATTATATTGTTGATTTTGTAGTAATTGCAACAACATTAAATCCAAAACATGGGTTTGCTTTATTAAATCACTTAAGAACTGATTTAAAACCACTTGGTGAAGAGTTTTTAAGAGTTGATGAAGATGATGAATGGACAATCTGCGATTTAGGAGATATGTTTATCAATCTTATGAGTGAAAAAGCTAGAGAAAAATACTCTTTAGAAGAGTTCTTAGAAGAGATTAAATCTAATAAAGAATAA
- a CDS encoding phosphoglycerate kinase encodes MKLQEIRNINIDGKKVFIRCDFNVPMDEYNNITDDRRIRSALNTIRYCIDRDCSVILASHFGRPADENDEKYSLKPVAKRLHTLLKQEIKMANNVVEDDTLELANNLEAGEVLLLENLRYHPGEKKNDDEFAKKLASMADVYINDAFGVSHRAHASVEAITKYFEMNQKAAGFLLAKEIKFFHHIVHNPKRPFVSVVGGSKVSGKLEALYNLVPKVDKILIGGGMAFTFLKALGHEVGKSLVEDDLVPEAIKIMDQAKELGVKIYLPVDVVAAEAFDAEAIAKLVTIQEIPEKWMGLDIGPATAQLFKLALADANTILWNGPMGVYEMEKFAKGSTRLSHTIAQSFATTVVGGGDTADLVRVTGDEDDMTFISTGGGASLELIEGKILPGVKALVLEN; translated from the coding sequence ATGAAACTACAAGAGATTAGAAATATTAATATAGATGGGAAAAAAGTATTTATTAGATGTGATTTTAATGTTCCAATGGATGAATATAATAATATCACAGACGATAGAAGAATTAGATCTGCTTTAAATACTATTAGATATTGTATTGATAGAGATTGTTCAGTTATTTTAGCATCACATTTTGGAAGACCAGCAGATGAGAATGATGAAAAATACTCATTAAAGCCAGTAGCAAAAAGACTACATACTCTTTTAAAACAAGAGATTAAAATGGCAAATAATGTAGTTGAAGATGATACTCTTGAGTTAGCAAATAATTTAGAAGCTGGGGAAGTTCTATTATTAGAGAATTTAAGATACCACCCAGGTGAAAAGAAAAATGATGATGAATTTGCTAAAAAATTAGCTTCAATGGCTGATGTTTATATTAATGATGCTTTTGGTGTATCTCATAGAGCCCATGCCTCTGTTGAAGCAATTACAAAATATTTTGAAATGAATCAAAAAGCAGCTGGATTTCTATTAGCAAAGGAAATAAAATTTTTCCATCATATAGTACATAATCCCAAAAGACCTTTTGTCTCTGTAGTTGGTGGTTCAAAAGTTTCTGGAAAACTTGAAGCACTTTATAATTTAGTACCAAAAGTTGATAAAATTTTAATTGGTGGAGGAATGGCTTTTACTTTCTTAAAAGCTTTAGGACACGAAGTTGGTAAATCATTAGTTGAAGATGATTTAGTACCAGAAGCAATTAAAATTATGGATCAAGCAAAAGAGCTTGGAGTTAAAATATATTTACCTGTAGATGTTGTTGCAGCAGAAGCTTTCGACGCTGAAGCAATTGCAAAACTTGTAACTATCCAAGAGATTCCTGAAAAATGGATGGGATTAGATATTGGACCTGCAACAGCACAACTATTTAAATTAGCACTTGCAGATGCAAATACAATTTTATGGAATGGACCAATGGGTGTTTATGAAATGGAAAAATTTGCAAAAGGAAGTACAAGATTATCTCACACTATAGCACAGTCATTTGCAACAACTGTAGTTGGTGGTGGAGATACAGCAGATTTAGTTAGAGTTACTGGTGATGAAGATGATATGACATTTATCTCAACTGGTGGAGGAGCTTCTTTAGAATTAATTGAAGGAAAAATCTTACCAGGTGTAAAAGCCTTAGTATTAGAAAACTAA
- a CDS encoding triose-phosphate isomerase: protein MAIIASNFKTNHTRKSTAAFIEEVNTFLKEKNITNEVLVFPTATSLDSFNTVSNLTVGAQNAYATQKGSFTGEIGTEQLDEFNIKTILIGHSERRHILGESQEEIAKKFNFYKELGYTIVYCIGEPLEVKEQGIEQTLEYIYEQFVGIDTNYENLILAYEPVWAIGTGVTATNDDIKAVHSAIKEKISKPLLYGGSVKVANVHEICSLDGVDGALIGTASWLVEDFKQIIENTKDL from the coding sequence ATGGCAATAATTGCTTCAAATTTTAAGACAAACCATACTAGAAAATCAACAGCAGCTTTTATTGAAGAAGTAAATACTTTTTTAAAAGAAAAAAATATTACTAATGAAGTTCTTGTTTTCCCAACAGCAACATCATTAGATAGTTTTAATACAGTTTCAAATTTAACTGTAGGAGCTCAAAATGCATATGCTACACAAAAGGGTTCTTTTACAGGAGAGATAGGAACTGAGCAACTTGATGAATTCAATATCAAAACAATTTTAATTGGTCATAGTGAAAGAAGACATATTCTTGGAGAATCTCAAGAAGAGATTGCTAAAAAATTTAATTTTTATAAAGAATTAGGATATACAATCGTTTATTGTATAGGAGAACCTTTAGAAGTTAAAGAGCAAGGAATTGAACAGACTTTAGAATATATTTATGAGCAATTTGTAGGAATTGATACAAATTATGAAAATCTAATTTTAGCATATGAACCTGTATGGGCTATAGGTACAGGAGTTACTGCAACAAATGATGATATTAAAGCAGTTCATAGTGCAATAAAAGAAAAAATCTCTAAACCTTTACTTTATGGTGGAAGTGTAAAGGTAGCAAATGTTCATGAAATCTGTTCTCTTGATGGAGTTGATGGTGCATTAATTGGAACAGCTTCTTGGCTTGTAGAAGATTTTAAACAAATTATAGAAAATACAAAGGATTTATAA
- the pheA gene encoding chorismate mutase produces the protein MSEAGLKELRDKLDTIDNRLLDLVNERMDIVHQVGLLKAQSGGSIYRPEREKAIIDRLESLNNGRLNRAAIEALFLEIFAISRNIELPENVAYLGPEGSFTHQAAEGRFGAMSSYVSISSIKGIFREVHTGKAKFGVVPIENSSNGIVTDTINCLKEYDLKIVAEVVLDIHHTLASTCDKIENIKRIYSKDIAFEQCRKFLTNFGLNEVELIPIESTTKAAKLAAREPNSAAICPHVGAKLNNLPILFENIEDKDNNKTRFFIISNFENAQSGNDKTSILVELPDRQGTLVEFLTDFNNSDINLTKIKSHIVEGNSIFFIDFDGHQLDDNVKDVLQRHKDTIKILGSYVKEIKDI, from the coding sequence ATGAGTGAAGCTGGTTTAAAAGAACTTAGAGACAAGTTAGATACTATTGATAATAGATTATTAGATTTAGTAAATGAAAGAATGGATATTGTTCATCAAGTTGGGCTTTTAAAAGCTCAAAGTGGTGGTTCTATTTATAGGCCTGAAAGGGAAAAAGCTATTATAGATAGATTAGAATCTTTAAATAATGGAAGATTAAATAGAGCTGCAATTGAAGCACTATTTTTAGAAATTTTTGCTATTTCTAGAAATATTGAACTTCCAGAAAATGTAGCTTATCTTGGTCCTGAAGGAAGCTTTACTCATCAAGCAGCAGAGGGAAGGTTTGGTGCAATGAGTTCATATGTATCAATCTCTTCAATTAAAGGAATCTTTAGAGAAGTTCATACAGGAAAAGCTAAGTTTGGGGTTGTTCCTATTGAAAACTCTTCAAATGGAATAGTAACTGATACAATAAATTGTTTAAAAGAGTATGATTTAAAAATTGTTGCAGAAGTTGTACTTGATATTCATCATACTTTAGCTTCAACTTGTGATAAAATAGAGAATATAAAAAGAATCTATTCAAAAGATATTGCTTTTGAACAGTGTAGAAAATTCTTAACAAATTTTGGTCTTAATGAAGTTGAATTAATACCAATTGAGTCAACAACAAAAGCAGCAAAATTAGCAGCAAGAGAACCAAATAGTGCTGCTATCTGTCCTCATGTTGGGGCAAAGCTAAATAATTTACCAATTCTATTTGAAAATATAGAAGATAAAGATAATAATAAGACGAGATTTTTTATTATAAGTAACTTTGAAAATGCACAAAGTGGTAATGATAAAACTTCTATCTTAGTTGAGCTTCCAGATAGACAAGGGACTTTAGTTGAATTTTTAACAGATTTTAATAATTCAGATATCAATTTAACTAAAATTAAATCACATATTGTTGAGGGTAATTCAATCTTTTTTATAGATTTTGATGGACATCAATTAGA
- the fabI gene encoding enoyl-ACP reductase FabI, whose translation MVMKGKKGVILGVANNKSIAYGIAQACAAQGAQIAFTYLNDSLKKRVEPIAAEFGSADYVYPCDVSKPEEIKALKESLEKDLGQIDFIVHSIAFAPKEGLSGRFMDISKEAFDIAMDISVYSLIEVVRELKPLLSENSSVLTLSYYGGVKYIPNYNLMGVAKAALEMTTKYLAEDLGKDGIRVNAISAGPIKTLAAAGIGDFRFMLKWNEAHSPLKKNVTINEVGNSGMYLLSDLSSAVTGEIHYVDSGFNIMGMPAVDFDENGKPSIAWNGTDK comes from the coding sequence ATGGTAATGAAGGGGAAGAAAGGTGTAATTTTAGGAGTTGCAAACAATAAGTCTATTGCTTATGGTATTGCACAAGCTTGTGCCGCTCAAGGTGCACAAATTGCATTTACATATTTAAATGACTCTCTTAAAAAAAGAGTTGAGCCAATCGCAGCTGAGTTTGGAAGTGCTGATTATGTATATCCATGTGATGTATCAAAACCAGAAGAGATTAAAGCATTAAAAGAGTCTTTAGAAAAAGATTTAGGACAAATCGATTTTATTGTTCACTCAATTGCTTTTGCTCCTAAAGAGGGACTATCTGGAAGATTTATGGATATTTCTAAAGAGGCTTTTGATATTGCTATGGACATCTCTGTTTACTCTTTAATTGAAGTAGTAAGAGAATTAAAACCTCTATTATCAGAAAATTCATCTGTATTAACTCTTTCTTATTATGGTGGAGTAAAATATATTCCAAACTATAATTTAATGGGTGTAGCAAAAGCTGCATTAGAGATGACAACTAAATATTTAGCTGAAGATTTAGGAAAAGATGGAATTAGAGTTAATGCAATCTCTGCTGGACCTATTAAAACTTTAGCAGCAGCTGGAATTGGTGATTTTAGATTCATGTTAAAATGGAATGAAGCTCACTCTCCACTTAAAAAGAATGTAACTATAAATGAAGTAGGTAATTCAGGTATGTATTTATTATCTGATCTTTCAAGTGCAGTTACAGGAGAGATTCACTATGTGGATAGTGGATTTAACATTATGGGAATGCCAGCAGTTGATTTTGATGAGAATGGAAAGCCTTCTATTGCATGGAATGGAACAGACAAATAG
- the purQ gene encoding phosphoribosylformylglycinamidine synthase I — protein MNVSVLQFPGTNCEYDTKYAFEKLGCEVTIVWHKDKEIPANTDLLVIPGGFSYGDYLRSGAIARFANVMDSVQAYASKGGKVLGICNGFQILLEAGLLPGAMKRNDSLHFISKYNHLKVINNDNIFLSLLKKDDVVNIPVAHHDGNYYIDEQGLKELEANGQILLKYCDENGELMNLNGSVANIAGICNKEKNVFGLMPHPERAMEELLGCDDGVAMLKGFLK, from the coding sequence ATGAATGTATCTGTATTACAATTTCCGGGTACTAATTGTGAATATGACACAAAATATGCTTTTGAAAAGTTAGGTTGTGAAGTAACAATAGTTTGGCACAAAGATAAAGAAATTCCAGCAAATACTGATCTTTTAGTAATTCCTGGTGGATTTTCTTATGGAGATTATTTAAGATCTGGAGCAATTGCTAGATTTGCAAATGTAATGGATTCTGTTCAGGCATATGCTTCTAAAGGTGGAAAAGTTTTAGGTATTTGTAATGGATTTCAAATCTTACTTGAAGCTGGTTTATTACCTGGTGCTATGAAAAGAAATGACTCTTTACATTTTATCTCTAAATATAACCACTTAAAAGTTATAAATAATGACAATATCTTTTTATCTTTATTAAAAAAAGATGATGTAGTAAATATTCCAGTTGCACATCATGATGGAAATTACTATATTGATGAGCAAGGATTAAAAGAGCTTGAAGCAAATGGTCAAATCCTTTTAAAATATTGTGATGAAAATGGTGAATTAATGAACTTAAATGGTTCAGTTGCAAATATTGCAGGTATTTGTAATAAAGAAAAGAATGTATTTGGACTTATGCCTCACCCAGAAAGAGCAATGGAAGAACTATTAGGTTGTGATGATGGTGTTGCAATGTTAAAAGGGTTTTTAAAGTAG
- a CDS encoding lysophospholipid acyltransferase family protein has product MLSRIRGLVVLIQFSITVAIVVVAMYLFRNKTHEIIKVWMKIQIFLLGIKLEIEGSVDESCDMVVMNHQSLLDIIIMEHIHAKNLAWVAKKEITDLFFFGHIIKAPRMISIDRDNKAGIIHLLKEAKDRLSKGRPIAMFPEGTRSNGEEMLDFKPGAQMIANKLKLKIQPAIILNTRNILDSKSLKQKPGVVKVIFLEPVQAEKGTTWFEDLEQHMKEVFQEESKKNVS; this is encoded by the coding sequence ATGTTATCAAGAATTAGAGGTTTAGTAGTACTTATCCAGTTCTCTATTACAGTTGCAATTGTAGTTGTTGCAATGTATCTTTTTAGAAATAAGACTCATGAAATTATTAAAGTTTGGATGAAGATTCAAATATTTTTATTAGGAATTAAATTAGAGATAGAAGGTAGTGTTGATGAGTCATGTGATATGGTGGTAATGAATCATCAAAGTCTATTAGATATTATTATTATGGAACATATTCATGCAAAAAATTTAGCATGGGTTGCTAAAAAAGAGATAACAGACTTATTCTTTTTTGGACATATTATAAAAGCACCTAGAATGATATCTATTGATAGAGATAACAAAGCAGGAATTATTCATCTATTAAAAGAAGCTAAAGATAGATTATCAAAAGGAAGGCCAATTGCTATGTTCCCTGAAGGAACAAGAAGTAATGGAGAAGAGATGTTAGATTTTAAGCCAGGGGCTCAAATGATAGCAAATAAATTAAAATTAAAAATTCAACCTGCAATAATTTTAAATACAAGAAATATCTTAGATTCAAAATCTTTAAAACAAAAACCAGGAGTTGTAAAAGTGATTTTTTTAGAACCAGTTCAAGCTGAAAAAGGTACAACTTGGTTTGAAGATTTAGAGCAACATATGAAAGAAGTTTTTCAAGAAGAGTCAAAGAAAAATGTCTCTTAG
- the argS gene encoding arginine--tRNA ligase — MQEIVKNHIESILEKEVVLEKPKDISLGHFATPVAFSLAKEFRKSPMVIAEELANKFSESTLFEKVESVKGFINFTLSKSFLEEETNKALALKDEFAKENLKDEKILLEYVSANPTGPLHIGHARGAIAGDALARVGRHLGYDITTEYYVNDAGAQMDLLGLSLALAGQETILNLEVEYPEKYYRGDYLFDIAKEVAQELGTDIFTDESRQMELALFAKERVLELIKKDMADLGIVFDNYVSEKSLYSSWDSTKEALEKNGSLYEKDDKLWIKSSELGDDVDRVVVRDNGIPTYLAGDIIYHKNKYDRNYDRYINIWGADHHGYIARVKAAIKFLGNDPEKLEVLLAQMVQLLKGGEPYKMSKRAGNVILMSDIVEEIGSDALRFVFLTKKSDTHLDFDIDKLKNQDSSNPIFYINYAYARINQVFKKAEKSFENVVNISYENLNNDSINLVYESLLLPSILNEAFNKRDMQKITDYLYSLASSIHRFYNEHKIVGNEREDEYLKVLSLCSLSIKTSLNLLGIRPKETM, encoded by the coding sequence TTGCAAGAAATAGTTAAGAATCATATAGAAAGTATATTAGAAAAAGAGGTTGTATTAGAAAAACCTAAAGATATTTCTCTTGGTCACTTCGCAACGCCAGTTGCTTTTTCTTTAGCAAAAGAGTTTAGAAAATCTCCTATGGTTATAGCAGAAGAGTTAGCTAATAAATTTTCAGAATCAACACTATTTGAGAAAGTTGAATCTGTAAAAGGATTTATTAACTTTACTCTTTCAAAAAGCTTTTTAGAAGAAGAGACAAATAAAGCCTTAGCATTAAAAGATGAATTTGCAAAAGAGAATTTAAAAGATGAAAAAATTCTTTTAGAGTATGTAAGTGCAAATCCAACTGGTCCTTTACATATCGGACATGCAAGAGGAGCAATTGCAGGTGATGCATTAGCTAGAGTTGGAAGACATCTTGGCTATGATATTACAACAGAGTATTATGTAAATGATGCTGGTGCTCAAATGGATCTACTTGGATTATCTTTAGCTCTTGCTGGACAAGAGACAATTCTAAATTTAGAAGTTGAATATCCAGAAAAGTATTATAGAGGTGATTATCTTTTTGATATTGCAAAAGAAGTTGCACAAGAGTTAGGTACAGATATTTTTACAGATGAATCAAGACAAATGGAACTTGCTTTATTTGCAAAAGAGAGAGTTCTAGAACTAATTAAAAAAGATATGGCTGATTTAGGTATTGTATTTGATAACTATGTTAGTGAAAAATCTTTATACTCATCTTGGGATAGTACAAAAGAAGCTTTAGAAAAAAATGGTTCTTTATATGAAAAAGATGACAAACTATGGATCAAGTCTTCTGAATTAGGTGATGATGTTGATAGAGTTGTTGTAAGAGACAATGGTATTCCTACATATTTAGCTGGAGATATTATTTATCATAAAAATAAATATGATAGAAACTATGACAGATATATCAATATTTGGGGAGCAGATCATCATGGTTATATTGCAAGGGTAAAAGCTGCAATTAAATTCTTAGGAAATGATCCAGAAAAATTAGAAGTTTTACTTGCTCAGATGGTTCAACTATTAAAAGGTGGAGAGCCATATAAGATGAGTAAAAGAGCTGGAAATGTAATCTTAATGTCTGATATCGTAGAAGAGATTGGTAGTGATGCTTTAAGATTTGTATTTTTAACTAAAAAAAGTGATACACATTTAGATTTTGATATTGATAAATTAAAAAATCAAGATAGTTCTAATCCAATATTTTATATTAATTATGCATATGCAAGAATTAACCAAGTTTTCAAAAAAGCAGAAAAAAGCTTTGAAAATGTAGTTAATATTTCTTATGAGAATTTAAATAACGATTCTATAAACTTAGTTTATGAGTCATTACTGTTACCTTCAATCTTAAATGAGGCATTTAATAAAAGAGATATGCAAAAGATAACTGATTATCTTTACTCTTTAGCTTCTTCAATTCATAGATTTTACAATGAACATAAGATTGTTGGAAATGAAAGAGAAGATGAGTACTTAAAAGTTTTAAGTTTATGTTCACTTTCTATAAAAACAAGTTTAAATTTATTAGGGATAAGGCCTAAGGAGACAATGTAA
- the nadD gene encoding nicotinate (nicotinamide) nucleotide adenylyltransferase — protein MQIAIFGGSFDPPHIGHQTIVKKAIKKLDIDLLIVVPAFLNPLKVKSFLDAETRFNLLKKLFSKFKKVKVSKYEIKEQRAVYSIETIKYIKKKYNPSKIYLVIGADNYKTFHLWDSYQEIKELVTLVVVTREGYKYEINDEVKRLKVNIKISSTELRNTFKISYIPKKIRDEVKKIWKKRGKV, from the coding sequence GTGCAAATTGCTATTTTTGGGGGTAGTTTTGACCCACCTCATATAGGCCACCAAACCATCGTTAAAAAGGCGATTAAAAAACTTGACATTGACCTTTTAATTGTTGTGCCTGCTTTTTTAAATCCTCTTAAAGTAAAATCATTTTTAGATGCAGAAACAAGATTTAATCTTCTTAAAAAACTTTTTTCAAAATTTAAAAAAGTTAAAGTTTCTAAGTATGAAATAAAAGAGCAAAGAGCGGTTTATTCTATTGAGACTATTAAATATATAAAAAAGAAGTATAATCCTTCAAAAATATATTTAGTAATTGGTGCAGATAACTATAAGACATTTCATCTATGGGATAGTTATCAAGAGATAAAAGAGCTTGTAACTTTAGTTGTGGTAACAAGAGAAGGTTATAAGTATGAAATAAATGATGAAGTTAAAAGATTAAAAGTAAATATTAAAATAAGTTCTACAGAACTTAGAAATACTTTTAAAATATCATATATTCCTAAAAAAATCAGAGATGAAGTTAAAAAAATTTGGAAAAAAAGAGGTAAAGTTTGA
- the gap gene encoding type I glyceraldehyde-3-phosphate dehydrogenase, whose product MAVKVAINGFGRIGRCVARIIAQREDIELVAINDTATPEMLEYITKYDTVHGTFDGEVKVENGFLKMGKVNAKLYSTRDAGALTFTKECGAEVILECTGAYLTQEKCQIHIDNGAKKVIMSAPAKDDTPTFVMGVNNDDYAGQAIISNASCTTNCLGPVAKIIDDAFGIEKGLMTTIHSYTNDQNILDVKHQKDKRRARAGAQNMIPTTTGAAKAMKLIMPQLDGKLHGQSVRVPTPNVSMVDVNFVVSKKTTKEDVNALFEAKAKELAGIVAVDNEMLVSSDLVGNTNSTIIASDLTQVIGEDMIKVMTWYDNEWGYSSRLVDMAVFVAKN is encoded by the coding sequence ATGGCTGTTAAAGTTGCAATTAATGGTTTCGGAAGAATTGGAAGATGTGTAGCAAGAATTATTGCACAAAGAGAAGATATTGAATTAGTGGCAATTAATGACACTGCTACACCAGAGATGTTAGAATATATTACAAAATATGATACTGTACATGGAACTTTTGATGGTGAAGTAAAAGTTGAAAATGGTTTCTTAAAAATGGGAAAAGTAAATGCTAAACTTTATTCTACAAGAGATGCAGGTGCTTTAACTTTTACAAAAGAATGTGGTGCAGAAGTTATTTTAGAGTGTACTGGTGCTTACCTTACACAAGAAAAATGTCAAATTCATATTGACAATGGAGCTAAAAAAGTAATTATGTCTGCTCCTGCAAAAGATGATACACCAACTTTTGTAATGGGTGTTAATAATGATGATTATGCTGGTCAAGCTATTATCTCTAATGCTTCATGTACTACAAACTGTTTAGGTCCAGTTGCTAAGATTATTGATGATGCATTTGGAATTGAAAAAGGTTTAATGACTACAATTCACTCATATACAAATGACCAAAATATTTTAGATGTTAAACATCAAAAAGATAAAAGAAGAGCAAGAGCTGGTGCTCAAAATATGATTCCAACAACAACAGGTGCTGCAAAAGCTATGAAATTAATTATGCCTCAATTAGATGGTAAATTACATGGTCAATCAGTAAGAGTTCCAACTCCAAATGTTTCAATGGTTGATGTAAACTTTGTTGTAAGTAAAAAAACAACAAAAGAGGATGTAAATGCTCTATTTGAAGCTAAAGCAAAAGAGTTAGCTGGAATTGTAGCTGTTGATAATGAAATGTTAGTATCTTCAGATTTAGTTGGAAATACAAATTCAACAATTATTGCAAGTGACTTAACACAAGTTATTGGTGAAGATATGATTAAAGTTATGACTTGGTATGACAATGAGTGGGGTTACTCGTCAAGACTTGTTGATATGGCAGTTTTTGTTGCAAAAAATTAA
- the crcB gene encoding fluoride efflux transporter CrcB: MSLSWQTLLAVGLGGFLGAVARAYVVHMTNKHFPIDLPVGILLVNVVGSFIIGCLFAIIAHNMISDITKSFLITGFLGALTTYSTFAIESFFLLQSSFFLGITNMFLNLFGTILAAASGYKLLHFLIK, from the coding sequence ATGTCTCTTAGCTGGCAAACACTTTTAGCAGTAGGATTAGGTGGTTTTTTAGGTGCAGTTGCACGGGCATATGTAGTTCATATGACAAATAAACACTTTCCTATTGACTTGCCAGTTGGAATATTACTTGTAAATGTAGTTGGAAGTTTTATTATAGGGTGTCTTTTTGCAATAATTGCTCATAATATGATTTCTGATATCACAAAGTCTTTTTTAATTACTGGATTTCTTGGAGCCTTAACTACTTATTCTACTTTTGCTATAGAGAGTTTTTTTCTATTACAAAGCTCTTTTTTCTTAGGAATAACAAATATGTTTTTAAATCTTTTTGGAACAATTCTAGCTGCAGCAAGTGGCTATAAACTACTACATTTTCTTATAAAATAG
- the lysA gene encoding diaminopimelate decarboxylase — protein MNINFKELANKYQTPYYVYDFDHITSQYNELKSAFKARKSLLAYAVKANSNLSVIKHLASLGAGADCVSIGEVKRALKVGIQPYKIIFSGVGKIDSEIKEALELGILMINVESAAELDRVEAIAKELGKVARISIRVNPNIDPQTHPYISTGLHENKFGVDIDTAKRMYIQCKNSDSLEPTGIHLHIGSQLTQLDPIKESVQIVADLVRNLAAIKIELSFFDVGGGLGIVYDDEKLIDTNEYAQSILESLFGLDITIVCEPGRFLVGNSGVFVTKVLYEKINGDKRFVIVDGAMNDLIRPSLYNAYHKVEVLNENKEFSDCNLVGPVCESGDFFAKNIELPKTEHNDLVAIYSAGAYCFTMASNYNTRGKVAEIAVENGKDRLIRKRETFEDLIALEEEYLK, from the coding sequence ATGAATATAAATTTTAAAGAATTAGCAAATAAATATCAAACACCTTATTATGTTTATGATTTTGATCATATTACATCACAATATAATGAATTAAAAAGTGCTTTTAAAGCAAGAAAATCTTTACTTGCATATGCAGTTAAAGCAAACTCAAATTTAAGTGTTATTAAACATCTAGCCTCTTTAGGTGCAGGAGCTGATTGTGTTTCAATTGGTGAAGTTAAAAGAGCTTTAAAAGTAGGAATTCAACCTTATAAAATCATTTTTTCAGGGGTTGGAAAAATTGATTCTGAAATAAAAGAGGCTTTAGAGCTTGGTATTTTAATGATAAATGTTGAAAGTGCTGCTGAGCTAGATAGAGTTGAAGCTATTGCAAAAGAGCTTGGAAAAGTTGCTAGAATCTCTATAAGAGTAAATCCAAATATTGATCCTCAAACTCATCCATATATTTCAACAGGTTTACATGAAAATAAATTTGGAGTAGATATTGATACTGCAAAAAGAATGTATATCCAATGTAAAAATTCTGATAGTTTAGAGCCTACAGGAATACATTTACATATTGGTTCTCAATTAACACAGTTAGACCCAATTAAAGAGTCAGTTCAAATAGTTGCTGATTTAGTAAGAAATCTTGCAGCAATTAAAATTGAACTATCTTTCTTTGATGTTGGTGGTGGATTAGGTATCGTTTATGATGATGAAAAACTAATTGATACAAATGAGTATGCACAATCAATTTTAGAGTCTTTATTTGGTTTAGATATTACAATTGTATGTGAACCTGGAAGATTTTTAGTTGGGAATTCAGGAGTTTTTGTTACTAAAGTACTTTATGAAAAAATAAATGGGGATAAAAGATTTGTAATTGTAGATGGGGCTATGAATGATTTAATTAGACCATCTTTATATAATGCTTACCACAAAGTTGAAGTTCTAAATGAGAATAAAGAGTTTAGTGATTGTAACTTAGTAGGTCCAGTATGTGAAAGTGGAGATTTCTTCGCAAAAAATATTGAGTTACCAAAAACAGAACATAATGATTTAGTTGCAATCTATTCAGCAGGAGCATACTGTTTTACAATGGCAAGTAACTATAATACAAGAGGAAAAGTTGCTGAAATTGCTGTTGAAAATGGAAAAGATAGATTAATTAGAAAAAGAGAAACTTTTGAAGATTTAATTGCTTTAGAAGAGGAATACCTAAAATAA